One Stigmatopora argus isolate UIUO_Sarg chromosome 20, RoL_Sarg_1.0, whole genome shotgun sequence genomic region harbors:
- the LOC144065533 gene encoding uncharacterized protein LOC144065533, which yields MAAIKTTTTTTTTKFQEELFDVKEDLTRHRHPIECKLMQAKVILHRLEGFRKDLGADGQESVDLEGEVELPQIKEEEPEFPQQQMGDEQLPIKKEEDDFTWSLGQFVKREDVRGVASEGAESANTTTWPLVKEEEPEFPQQQMGDEQLPIKREEDHFTWSPGESVKRDDLGVASEGAESANASAWPQIKEEEPEFPQQQMRDEQLPIKREEDHFTWSPSESVKRDDLGVASEGAESANASAWPQIKEEEPDFPQQQHKREEQSPIKKEEQNVTRSTGEPFRREDNLGGANRAPQTVNCSSAEGTQADIVIASPPDGDNVLHDDEGLKKNPSGCKCSQCGKTFGKKSSLKTHMRSHTCGKQFSCSVCGQTFTRKGSLISHARAHTGEKPFSCSVCGKAFSQQQHLKRHTRTHTGEKPFSCSVCGQTFTQKGHLTSHARTHTGEKPFSCSVCGKAFSEKQDLQKHTRTHTGEKPFTCSICGQRFIGKRGLKIHTRIHTGEKPFSCLVCGKRFTEKGSLKIHTRTHTGEKTFSCSVCSKAFSKNENLKIHTRTHTGEKPFACVVCGKRFTQKGILKIHTRTHTGEKPFSCSVCSKAFSKNENLKIHARTHTGEKQFSCSVCGKAFSQKHHLEGHTRNHTGEKPFSCSVCGRTFSQRRSLKKHLLTHTGEQCFPALSVATDSLQQPN from the coding sequence gtttcagaaaggatcttggtgctgatggccaggagtctgttgaccttgaaggggaagttgagctcccccaaatcaaagaggaggagccagagttccctcaacaacaaatgggagacgagcaacttccaatcaaaaaggaggaagatgatttcacctggtcacttggtcagttcgtgaagagggaagatgttcggGGCGTGGCCAGCGAAGGGGCGGAGTCTGCAAACACTACAACATGGCCCCTagttaaagaggaggagccagagttccctcaacaacaaatgggagacgagcaacttccaatcaaaagggaggaagatcatttcacctggtcaccaggtgagtccgtgaaaagggatgatctgggcgtggccagcgaagGGGCGGAGTctgcaaacgcctcagcatggccccaaattaaagaggaggagccagagttccctcaacaacaaatgcgagacgagcaacttccaatcaaaagggaggaagatcatttcacctggtcaccaaGCGAGTCCGTGAAAagggatgatctgggcgtggccagcgaagGGGCGGAGTctgcaaacgcctcagcatggccccaaattaaagaggaggagccagatttccctcaacaacagcacaagagagaagagcaatctccaatcaaaaaggaggagcaaaatgtcaccaggtcaactggtgagccattCAGGAGGGAAGATAATCTGGGCGGGGCCAACAGAGCGCCGCAGACTGTGAactgcagctcagcagaaggaacGCAAGCAGACATTGTCATCGCTTCTCCACCAGATGGCGACAACGTGCTTCATgacgatgaaggtcttaagaaaaatcccagtggctgcaaatgctctcagtgtgggaaaacttttgggaaaaagtcttctttgaaaacacatatgaggagccacacttgcGGGAAacaattttcgtgctcagtgtgtggtcagacatttacacggaagggaagcttaattagtcatgcaagagcacacacaggtgaaaaaccattttcgtgttcagtttgcggtaaagccttttctcaacagcaacacttaaaaaggcacacaagaacacatacaggggaaaaaccattttcgtgttcagtttgtggtcaaacattcacacagaagggacacttaactagtcatgcaagaacacacacaggtgaaaaaccattttcgtgttcagtttgcggtaaagccttttctgaaaagcaagatttacaaaaacacacaagaacccacactggtgaaaaaccatttacgtgttcaatttgtggtcaaagattcataGGGAAGAGaggcttaaaaatacacacaagaatccacactggtgaaaaaccattttcgtgtttagtttgtggtaaaagatttacagagaagggaagcttaaaaatacacacaagaacccacactggtgaaaaaacattttcgtgttcagtttgcagtaaagccttttctaaaaatgaaaacttgaaaatccacacaagaacccacactggtgaaaaaccatttgcgtgcgtagtttgtggtaaaagatttacacagaagggaatcttaaaaatacacacaagaacccacaccggtgaaaaaccattttcgtgttcagtttgcagtaaagccttttctaaaaatgaaaacttaaaaatacacgcaagaacccacaccggtgaaaaacaattttcgtgttcagtttgtggtaaagccttttctcaaaagcaccacttagaaggccacacaagaaaccacactggcgaaaaaccattttcctgctcagtttgtggtcgaacattttcccaaaggagaagcttaaaaaaacacttattaacccacactggagaacaatgttttcctgctctgtctgtggccacagattcgctacaacagcccaattaa